GAGAAAACTGCTGGATATGATACTAATTCAATTAACCAGTTCTTAAAAAAGGAACACTAAGGAAAGATTTCCATTGaacttgacattgaaagagacCGTGAAGAACTCTGCACTTAAAGAAGACAACCCGATATCGGACCCAGAGTCATAAGTTTAACTGTAGAATGCAAtggggatgatgatgaaaaccctaacaaaatcaatgttaatttatttcacgATACACTTCTTCTTATAATAAGGTGTAAACAACTTACCTGGTCTGCCGTTAGGTCACAACTTGCAATGCTTCTGAACCTCGACGTAACATACGGCTTCTTGGCGCGTGACCAAACGTAATACAATTTACTTGGACCAATGAAATGCtttctacataatttattgATGTTATCCAGTTTAGCTGAATACTCCTATTTAAGAATAAGTCTATCATCGCTTTTAAGAAGCAGTGCTCAAAcattacattcataattttcttgAAGCAACTAAATTGTAAGCTAACTAcagatccgatttgaaaaattacttcaGTTATATAGAAAGTCAATGAATTGAAAAatgcaaaaagaaataatattatctgGCTGAGGGAAGTATTTTTCTCGAAATATGCGCAAAACTGCGCAAAACAAATGTAGTCGTTATAATGTTCCTACGAATATTGTAAGTGAGATCAAATATTTCAAGACATGATTTAGGTTTTAATTAGCTTTCCCTAAATATTGTTTAGATGTatctaaataatgtttatcaATAGATACGGCCACTACTATGTGCTactatagataaatatttacgttCACTAGATACGATGTTAGGTTTTACGCCATCTGTCGACTTTCTAGCACACTAGGTGGTCTAGTCTTGGTCTATGTGAACTAAATCGATATCACATTGTGTAAACAATCTCTATTCATATCGTGAGAGATCTAGGGCGCTCATAGTTCAGGGTTTTGAGGATAGGTCACATCCATCATTATTTACTGTTTGACGGCTATGTTGGTTATAATTCTCTTCGCTAGTGTATGATTTATCTTGTGCGTTTTCATTTCTATTATGTTCTGTGTTAGATACTTACTCGGTCTtagatacttatttacttatttgcaCTGAATGGTGAAGTACCtccactatttattttttcatctgCATCAGTCTTACCGATATTTTCAGCATCACTCGTTGCATCTGTTTCTACTATGTCATAAGTTtagttaattttagttttattacatttagatACATTGCTACTAATGACTCTAGCTTCATTATCATTAACGCCATCTGCCTACAGCTCGTCATTTGTTTCATGAACAAGGTGAGTGTCAATGAGTACTGGGTGTTGATCAATTGGAGGACTATGGAAATAATTGGAGGCTGTATCATTACGTTCGTTTTATTTGCTGTCACTATGTAACATAACTTTATGTTCGCTATAACTTGCAGAACCTTGGCCGTTCCATACATTATGCTGTAATTGTTTCCAATCATTTCGAAATCTTTATTGTTCATTACTTGGATGCTGTGTGTTCGATACTTTTTAATATCTTCTCGTATAAACAAGTCAATTGGAATGAAATAAACAACAGTGGAGTGTGTAACTAAAATATTCtcgttatttaatttactaCGGTAAGAACACATTTTTACAGAATGttattttctaaacaatatctacataaaatTGTACAAGTATGTGAAAACTTatcaaatactttttaatttacaattaacaGAGAAAAATCAATATTCAAGTTCAACAAGATTAAGTTAAGCTTTATTTACcattaaacttaaaactagttactatttacatttttttttattcttaacaaCGTCatgtttttacaaattaatatttcgaaTCGGTTTTCTAGTGTTTCTTCGATGTGCTGCTTGATTTAATTATCTCAATCgacaattataattatctgtCATTGTAATTTTTCTGTGTTGTAAATTATCATATTTccaaaatgtaatgtaatgtaatattgCATACCACAAACGGTGAACTTATTTTACAACAACACATCTAAGAAACACTAAAATTACGTATTAAGTAAGTTACCTACTTGcattgatatttaatattttaaggcaATTCCGACTTCCGCCGAGATAATATCACAACGATCCTATTCTACAAGTGGTTccgaagaaaatatttataaaaatacaatttgttcAAGTTACGTATAGGTTAGGCAGCAGTTTTTGTGgacgattttttttgtcatgCATCGTTGACTTAAtcctagtttttatttacagagtATTGGAACACGCGAATATATTGAAGCACCAACACATAGTATCAATGTTTTGTATACAGTCTgtataaaagataaaagaaataagACAACTCTTATTGTACTAGCAGATGTAAGTACGTATGCTGTTAATACATTCACATGTTCCATTactaaagattttaaaatggAAAACGCATTGGAAGACAGCGTTCTCAACGTGCCTACTTAAGACAAAACAGAAAATTATCACATAGAATAAACCTAAACGATTCCTTGAAATCACAttccttaaaattaaattgttcccCAATTAATATTTACGTCAATATCGACGTCGAATATAACACGAAAAAACGATAAAAATCAGGTATAATAGGTAACGTTCGAAAGAGACATTAAAGCAACTCGACAATTTCATAGTTTACTCTAGGTTTTGAACAACTCGTTGGTAACTTTAGTTTTATTGAAGTAAACATAGACAACAATAATTGCATTGACAAGTATCCGCCTATTCatgacaatataatataaatggaATTCCAAATAAAAGTACGTATAAACGGATTGTACAAAATGagtattacgaaaaatattctCCAATTGAGTACAGTATCAAACTTGCTTATTGGAATACACTTTACAAGAATCGAGGCACAATACAACGTATTGATGAATGAAAACACTTTTGGCATCGTACTGACGAAACAATAGATTGCTAATTTTGTATACTTTGTATAATAGAAGCCTTAATTAAGATTGAACATCCAGCCTTCACTAAAATAATAGCTTTAATATAACTGGCCACAGTAATGTGTTCGATAAAAAGCGACATCGAAAATAAGTTTCGaagatttttaataaagctaaagaactagttgataaaaatattcatttgaaaataatgccTGGTAAGCTTCGTATTAACACTAAAGTAAATTAATCCAAAAATAAGAAGATATTCAAGCTTCATAAAGTTCGCAACGGAATTACAGAAGTGGTTACAGAAAACTGAACGTTAGTAACTACAGATGAGATTATTAAattggtacctacatactttaaggttaacaaaatcaaaatcatttcagGTCCCTTTAATTTCTCTTAATTGTAcaccaaaacatttttattgctttacaaATCTTTGGTGCTATCCACATTGCAATAATCGGCACGAACAAATGGAAGGATGTGCatactataaattatattattacgaacacattttttttctagaagttacataaaaatgataaaacctAATATTGAGATTGTAAATGTCGAAAAAAGCTGCGAAACGTCAAGTCAGATTTTTTGGAACAAAGTGGGGATAAGTGACCCTGAGAAATACAGCATTATGGAggatttttattgataacatttatattttactggAAGTACAAAAGTACTCATGAAAGAACATTGGTACCAATCGTAATGGGCTAAACTTACAACTGTTATAATTCTTAGTTCCAATTCTGACTAGATCTATTGACTGTCCACTTGTGACAGTGTCGAGTCAATACGAACCTATGTTAACGCCACAGTAGATTCATCAAGATACTGATTTAAATTAGGAGGTAGTTTATGTGACGTTATCTCTTTAGGCCTTATACATACTTCGCAACTTTTCTTTGACAAACATGTCTATTTTCTATGCTTAAGGAATTAATGTGTCGGtggcttttaataatatttaccctAATGAAATAcatctttcaaataaatactatCTTGGAAGGTGTTGGTCCcggattataatttttaaacaaattataacaatttgGACCCATTCGGCAAAcatgtgattttttaaattagtaatcAACATCACACCCGCAGGAACCTCCCGCGAATGCCTCACTATGAGTATCGCTCTGCGATATCACATGTCTTATAACTAAACACTTAACATTATATCCATCTAAACACATATCACAATTGAACTCTCTTATTGAGAGAAGAAGTTTTAAAGTCCAAAGTTACGCGAGCGGCCGCGTCACGTGGCCGGGCGTCATTCGTGTAGATTCTTGCTGAGAAGCAAACTGTTGTGTGGCCCTGACAAGTGCCGAATGAGTTCTGGTAACGCCTCGAACGTCAGCTGGCAGAAACAGCAGTTAAACCGACCGGGCGTGTTCGTCCGCCCGTCATTCTCGCTGGATGATATCACGTTGCGATGTACAGAACACAAATGTTTCAGTAAGTGAGCTTTCTGTTTAAACATAGCAACGCAGAGTCGACAAGCAAACGGTTTCTCTCCGGTGTGCACTCGTAAGTGAGTCTTGAGATTCCACGACATTCCGAACTGCTTGCCACAATATTCACAACGGTATTCTCGGACTGGTGCTTGTTTACTTGAACCTTGATCGTGTTCCGTCGATGGTGCTTCGTCTCCACCCATTTGTGGTTGACACAACCACGGACCCCACGATCCGGCACTTGGAGGTCGATATTTGAGAGCATCCTCGTGCGTAGCTGTGGGGGGAGTAGCACTCCTCTCGGGTAGATACGGCGGTGCTGAAGTGCTCAGTGGGTGCATGACTCCAAGCCGAGCGCTAGCAACAGCGGCGGCACTACCGGGTCCTTGTGTATACCGCAGATGTGCTATTTCTTCTAAGTAACTTGGGGGGAATGATACAAACGGAGGATTCTGTGAGGGGGAGTTGTGGAAGCCAGGTCTTCTTTTCCGATGGGGTGTGACAACGTAGTTTTCGGGAGACGTCTGAACAAGTGATATGAGGTCTTGATCAGGAGGCTTAAGATGCGCGTAATCCTCTAATTTTACAGTTCGTAAATCTAGTTCTGGTGGTTCTAAGTAATGTGATTTCCTTTTAGCTCTTTCAATTCCTCGTCCTAGCCGGTCGCTTAGTAGTTGTCTCCTGTAGTGCGTCTCTTGTGGTTGATCTTCCTGGCTCGATGATGTGGATCTTCTCCTTGCAATGTTCTGTAATAAAAAGAGTACATgtttacatttgtttgtttacatgcATAAAACTTAATGTTGATTATTCTAAACAACTTTGTTACATACCTTGGCCGCAACTGTTTCCACATCAACATCTTGTGAGTCATCGTGTTCACTGCCTGTGTTTTCTGAATTCCTTGCTACTGACAAGTTAACCGGGTTTGAAGAGCTTCGTCGTCGTGCCATAAGTCGTCCACATTCCTTGTCTCTGTTTTCTCCAtcttgttcttcttcttctctttCATCATTACTACTGGttgacatattttctttctttatactCATGTTTTCATCGCCTTTGTCTTTGCTGTATCCTGCACCAGGGGTGGCGAGTTCACTCTCTGAATGTGATGACCCTGATGGTGCATCGTGTTTACTGCTCTCATTGCTGTTAATATCTGTTTTCAAAGCTTTTGATTTTAGTCGCTCGCACGATCGGTTGCGTTCTTCTGCCTGTTGTCGTTCCTTTGTTGATTTCCATACGTCCGATTTGATTTCTAATAATTCGAACAACTCTTGCATATCATCTATTTCACCAGACTGCAAAAGATTGACATAATGATTAATATCCttgttaaattaatgaaatgCAAATGTTAAGCAGGAGTCTGACGCGTTAGttggaatttaattaatattatgataatatagTAGTATAGTGAATAGTTAAACAGGTTGGATGCTAACCTCAATGTAGGCTTGGCCGCTGTACAAGAATACAAGGAGATGCCTCATGAGAGTGCTGCTGATGCCCGACATGTGAATCGTGACCGGACTCTCCACAGACGGCGTATCATCCAGTATTTTCctggaaaacaaacaattaattagCCTTGCATTTTTCATAGAACCTTAGATATGTTGTTAATAACTTTactctgaataaaatattgcaggTGCTAGTAGTCaagtaattgtaattttattcatatatcCTGGTCTAAAGTCCAGATAAAATAGTATGTATCTATCTTCCGTGTACTCATTACCTTACACCTACAAGATACCGGTTACTTCAGTGTTATTGGATTGGCTTACCAATTAaccttattaaataattaagattagATTACAGTGTGGTGGTCTCTTCGAGAACTATCGTTAGTTGTACTCGTAGTGCAAATAGGCAGTATATGAGGGACACAGTACATATTCAAAGCCCTTGGTGAATTGACGTAACTGATCTTACATGTTCTGGAATACATTAAGGCAACAGTAGATTCTCAAAAAGTCCTCAATTATTACCTGATGAGAGGGCTAGCGGCGGCCATGACGATCCTGTGCGCCGCCAGCGGCACAGCGTCGTCGCAGACCAGTACCAGGTCCGAGTAGCGGGCGCCGCGCCACGCCGCCCCCACCTCGTTAAGGATGCAGGCGTGGTGCTTGCCGTACGTCAGAGTCAGCAGGCCCTCGCCCATCATTCCAgcactgaaacaaaagaaaacaccaTAAGCATCTGAAGACTACACTTCGCTCACTTTACTGACCCTGGTCATATGAAAGATGATGCAGAATTAAATGACGGTAAACGAAAATACAACCGTGGTCTCTTGGTGAAGAATGCGACTCAGGGTGGGAGGGTGGATGATTTCGTCTGTGTACTGAAAATATTACACAGATGAATACACTGCTAAGCTACTAGCTGCCATGAATGCTGGAGTAGCTTTAAATGTAAATGATAGTTAAGACTATACAGAAGGCGGCAACTTCCTAAACGCTTTGCATAACCCAGTAAAAGTAAGTGAAAGTGAAATGCAGGTAGCACAATAACATTTATAGTTGTACCTGCCGACAAGATTAGTGGGCGAGTTTTGTCTTttgttataaacataaaacCCATCGATATCATTGAAGGAGCTAAACAATAACAACACTTTTGTTGAAAACATAAAACCTATCTCGACGATCATCGTACTCTCAGTTTTTACAATTGTGTGAAATTCCAGGTGTAACAAATACCTATTGTACTTAACTAACGTGTGAAGACTGAAATTATTAAATCTAAGTGTTTGTTGTTAGCTCTAGTCATGAGGAAGTAAAATCATAAGgcagatattattatgtacaattATAAGCCGAAATTGAATGCAGCTACGAATCGGCAATTAAGAGAAACGATTTaccaaatatgtacctaatcaaTTTCGGCGGCCATTGTGTTTCTATGAATAATATTATCTAATTGGAAGATGAGTTCAATTACTGTTTCGTGATCAGAATCGTTGTATAATTTAGCACGTAAATAAGTGAAATCAAACCGAAACTGAGGCCCGACATGACGTTCTCGGTTCATTAGCCTTGTTCTATGCCAGACTGAAAACGACTAGTTTAAAGGAAGACAAGGCTGCAGCCAGCCGACTGTTACGATAACAAATGATTCAATATCGATGCTCGCAAAATTGAAATCGATATCTAGCTATCCGACATCAAGAACACTATTTATTTCAAGATACAATACAATGGCTTTTAACCAAACAA
The window above is part of the Helicoverpa armigera isolate CAAS_96S chromosome 3, ASM3070526v1, whole genome shotgun sequence genome. Proteins encoded here:
- the LOC110383758 gene encoding transcription factor Ken isoform X1, which produces MFDSNILFNFYNEIANRSALQLASAGMMGEGLLTLTYGKHHACILNEVGAAWRGARYSDLVLVCDDAVPLAAHRIVMAAASPLIRKILDDTPSVESPVTIHMSGISSTLMRHLLVFLYSGQAYIESGEIDDMQELFELLEIKSDVWKSTKERQQAEERNRSCERLKSKALKTDINSNESSKHDAPSGSSHSESELATPGAGYSKDKGDENMSIKKENMSTSSNDEREEEEQDGENRDKECGRLMARRRSSSNPVNLSVARNSENTGSEHDDSQDVDVETVAAKNIARRRSTSSSQEDQPQETHYRRQLLSDRLGRGIERAKRKSHYLEPPELDLRTVKLEDYAHLKPPDQDLISLVQTSPENYVVTPHRKRRPGFHNSPSQNPPFVSFPPSYLEEIAHLRYTQGPGSAAAVASARLGVMHPLSTSAPPYLPERSATPPTATHEDALKYRPPSAGSWGPWLCQPQMGGDEAPSTEHDQGSSKQAPVREYRCEYCGKQFGMSWNLKTHLRVHTGEKPFACRLCVAMFKQKAHLLKHLCSVHRNVISSSENDGRTNTPGRFNCCFCQLTFEALPELIRHLSGPHNSLLLSKNLHE
- the LOC110383758 gene encoding transcription factor Ken isoform X2, whose product is MMGEGLLTLTYGKHHACILNEVGAAWRGARYSDLVLVCDDAVPLAAHRIVMAAASPLIRKILDDTPSVESPVTIHMSGISSTLMRHLLVFLYSGQAYIESGEIDDMQELFELLEIKSDVWKSTKERQQAEERNRSCERLKSKALKTDINSNESSKHDAPSGSSHSESELATPGAGYSKDKGDENMSIKKENMSTSSNDEREEEEQDGENRDKECGRLMARRRSSSNPVNLSVARNSENTGSEHDDSQDVDVETVAAKNIARRRSTSSSQEDQPQETHYRRQLLSDRLGRGIERAKRKSHYLEPPELDLRTVKLEDYAHLKPPDQDLISLVQTSPENYVVTPHRKRRPGFHNSPSQNPPFVSFPPSYLEEIAHLRYTQGPGSAAAVASARLGVMHPLSTSAPPYLPERSATPPTATHEDALKYRPPSAGSWGPWLCQPQMGGDEAPSTEHDQGSSKQAPVREYRCEYCGKQFGMSWNLKTHLRVHTGEKPFACRLCVAMFKQKAHLLKHLCSVHRNVISSSENDGRTNTPGRFNCCFCQLTFEALPELIRHLSGPHNSLLLSKNLHE